A window of the Alnus glutinosa chromosome 4, dhAlnGlut1.1, whole genome shotgun sequence genome harbors these coding sequences:
- the LOC133866959 gene encoding protein DETOXIFICATION 48 yields the protein MCNPNPSSPSLSLSSKKTHNVNLIKSTDLQPDSTEELHRWPTPSEALEEIKAIGKISGPTAITGLLLYSRAMISMLFLGYLGELELAGGSLSIGFANITGYSVISGLAMGMEPICGQAYGAEQWKLLGLTLQRTVLLLLSTSIPISFMWLNMKRILLWCGQDQQISSVAHTFILFSIPDLFFLSLLHPLRIYLRTQSVTLPLTYCSAISVLLHVPINFLLVIHFKMGISGVAIAMVWTNLNLFLLLSSFIYFSGVYKKSWVSPSMDCLRGWSSLLALAIPTCISVCLEWWWYEFMILLCGLLVNPKATIASMGILIQTTSLVYVFPSALSLGVSTRIGNELGANRPEKARISMIVSLVCAVGLGLAAMLFTTLMRHQWGKFFTTDAEILDLTAIALPVAGLCELGNCPQTTGCGVLRGSARPTIGANINLGSFYLVGMPVAIFLGFVVKIGFSGLWLGLLAAQASCALLMLYVLSNTDWTVQVERARQLTQTYTTSPPPLPISSSSSSPATSNSEESDKKANLEEILCINGDDQLLKLASLETDPLISTRHHTVD from the exons ATGTGTAATCCAAATCCATCTTCTCCCTCTCTATCACTCTCTTCCAAGAAAACCCATAACGTAAATCTCATCAAGTCTACGGATCTTCAACCAGATAGTACTGAAGAGCTTCATAGGTGGCCAACACCTTCTGag GCCTTGGAAGAAATCAAAGCCATAGGGAAAATCTCAGGCCCAACAGCCATCACAGGTCTACTTCTATACTCAAGAGCCATGATCTCCATGCTTTTTCTCGGCTATCTTGGAGAGCTTGAGCTCGCCGGAGGATCTCTCTCCATCGGCTTCGCCAACATCACCGGCTACTCCGTGATCTCCGGCTTGGCCATGGGAATGGAACCCATTTGCGGACAAGCTTACGGCGCAGAACAATGGAAGCTTCTCGGCTTAACTCTGCAAAGAACAGTGCTTCTCCTCCTCTCCACCTCCATTCCCATCTCTTTCATGTGGCTAAACATGAAGAGAATCCTCTTGTGGTGCGGTCAAGACCAACAAATATCATCAGTCGCCCATACTTTCATTCTCTTCTCCATTCCAGACCTCTTCTTCCTTTCACTTCTTCACCCTCTTCGAATCTATCTCAGGACCCAAAGCGTCACATTACCGTTAACTTACTGTTCAGCCATCTCTGTTCTCCTCCATGTCCCAATCAATTTCCTTCTTGTCATCCATTTCAAGATGGGTATTTCAGGGGTTGCAATAGCAATGGTTTGGACTAATCTCAATCTCTTCCTCTTGCTTTCTTCCTTCATATACTTCTCCGGCGTGTATAAAAAGTCGTGGGTATCTCCGAGCATGGATTGCCTCCGGGGATGGTCGTCTTTGCTCGCCCTGGCGATTCCGACCTGCATCTCCGTCTGCCTTGAATGGTGGTGGTATGAGTTCATGATATTGCTGTGTGGACTTCTTGTCAACCCGAAAGCAACTATTGCTTCCATGGGAATTCTCATCCAGACCACCTCTCTTGTCTACGTTTTCCCCTCAGCTCTCAGTCTTGGAGTTTCCACAAGAATTGGGAATGAATTAGGCGCAAACCGGCCGGAAAAAGCCAGAATTTCCATGATCGTCTCCCTAGTCTGCGCCGTCGGATTAGGCCTCGCAGCCATGCTGTTCACAACGCTAATGAGGCATCAATGGGGGAAGTTCTTCACAACCGATGCAGAAATTCTAGACCTTACTGCAATTGCATTGCCCGTCGCCGGGCTCTGCGAGCTCGGAAACTGCCCGCAAACCACCGGCTGCGGAGTTTTGAGGGGCAGCGCGAGGCCGACCATCGGAGCAAACATCAATTTGGGCTCATTCTATCTAGTGGGCATGCCTGTGGCAATCTTCTTGGGGTTTGTGGTAAAAATAGGGTTCTCGGGGCTCTGGCTAGGCTTGCTTGCGGCGCAGGCTTCTTGTGCTCTGCTCATGCTTTATGTTCTCAGCAACACGGATTGGACGGTTCAGGTAGAGAGAGCAAGGCAACTCACACAGACTTATACTACGTCTCCACCTCCGTTGccaatatcatcatcatcatcatcaccggCGACATCTAACAGTGAGGAATCCGACAAGAAGGCTAATCTTGAAGAGATACTGTGCATTAATGGTGATGATCAGCTTCTGAAGTTAGCCTCTCTTGAAACAGACCCTCTTATATCTACTCGACATCATACAGTGGATTGA